From the genome of Methanoregula boonei 6A8:
TGGGATGGGTACCACGCTCGAAGTCGCGATCCGGATCGAGGAATATTTCAACACGGGCGTGGTTGAGTCCATCGATATCGCAAAGCGCGAGCCGGCAAAATCCGATTCCCCGACATCAAAAAAACCGCAGGGCCCGGGTGTCCCGTTCGGGTTCCTTGAAGAGCTCGGAATGCAGCTCCACACGCTCCGGGGCGCACCGTTCCAGGCGCTCCTCACGTTTGACCGGCACACGATCCTGACCGGCTATGGCCCGGCGCAGAAAGTGGTCAAGCGTGCCGCCCTGATCAGCAACCTCTCCCGGATCGCAAAAAAGCATGCGATGTGCGTTATCACCGATTACCATCACGAGAAAAAGATCGGGAGGACACTCGTCATAGGAGAGGAGCGGCTCCACTCAATCGAGGATGGCTTTGAGCTCCTTGATCTGCTCGGGGATATCGGTGCCGATCCCTCGCCCCGGGACTCGTAAGCGGCGCCGGGTGCCGTGCATATTCAGGGACTTTTTACCATCACGATTGCCCGTATCAGTATACGAGCAGGTAGTACGCCATCGCGGTTGTCAGGAATGCCCCGAGAATGACGATGATCGCGATGGGGAGCAGAAAACCCATCATCCCGTTCACCGTGGAGGCAAGCTGGGAGATCCGCTGCGATCCAAAGACCACGATCCCATGACAATAGTGCGTAACCCCGGCCGAGCGGGCCGGTGCCACATCGTCCCGGGCCGCACGGACCGCTTCTTCGATGACCGGGTAGAAGGAATCGACCGGAACTTTAAGCCCGACCTGGTTCCTTCCTGAAACCGTGTTGACTACGTGGGTATCGGTGGTCATGACCTCGCACTCATCTACAAGGGAGTGCAGCCGTTTCCGGATCTCGTCGCGGCCCCCGGTCTGCATATTGTTCCCGTCTACGAGGACATACGCGGTGCTCCGGCCCCGGGTTTCGATAACCAGCACCTGTACCCCGAGATCGCCAAAGCCATCCTGACGTGTGAAGGGGAAGGTCCGGGCCGCGTAGCCGGCAGAGAATGCGGCCTGCGGTTCCCGTGAAGCGGCCGCAAACGCAGTTTCTGCTGCATTCATGTACTCCATCGCAAGCTCTGTTCCCGGGTACACGCCATCGGACAGGGCGTCCATGCAGTTGTGCGCATCGATAAACCCAACGTTGTGGAAGTATTTCTCTCCCGATTTTATGATGGCAAAGCCAACTGCAAATTCGAGATCCTCAGTAACCTCGGGTGATCGGGTGGCGGCCGCGATTACGGTGTCGCCGAATGCCTGCACAAGCACGTCCACCGACCCGAACCGGTGCCGTACTGGGACCGTGCAGCCGTTATTGGTACAGGTTCGGGGAAGGGTGGCAAGGACCTCCGCACCCAGTTTTTTCACCTCTTCCTCATCAACCGGGTTGAAATCGTGCGAGGCTGCCCCATGAAAGACCATCGAGCCGCTGCCGAGTATGCCGTGGAGGATCTTCGGGAGGTTGCTCCCGCCGATCTCACCGAGCGGCCCGGGATGGACATTGGGGACGGTCACCAGGATCTCTTCCTTTCCCTCGCGCTGCAGGGCAAGTGAGACCTGAGGTACCACCACGCTCTCTCCGATGCTACGGAAGAATTCGTCAAGCTTGTGGCTCCCTTCCGAGAGATGGGCAAGAAACGCGTTTGCCAGTTCAAGCGGGCCTACCCGGAAGTTGGCCTTCATCGGGCGCTCGACCACGATGATAAAGACGAGCACTCCTGCAGCAAAGCTGATGTGGAGGAGGACAGACAGCTGCACAAACGGGAGGCCAAGAAAGGGGGCTGCCCCGATGACTGCAATGCCGGAATGGATGAGCGCCGGGACCACGACCCTTCGGAGATGGAAATCGACCACGGCGGCCAAAAGGAGCATCCGGAACGCAAAGACAAACGCGAGCGATGCAGCAAAGAAGACGGGAAACGACGAGGTAAAAAAGAGTACAGGGGAGAGTGAGACAAAGAGCGAGATCACAAGGCCTATTGCTGCAGTGAGCCCCGACCAGCCATAGGTCAGCTTCCCGCCAAAGAGCCCGGCAAGCGCCGGGGTAAGGGCAAGTGCTGCGAGCGCCGGCAGAAGGTAGGCAAAAACCGGAAAGAGGCTGGGGTGCGTAAGGGAATGGTGGCTCCCCAGCATCGCCATGATCTCCACGCACCCGCACAGGAGCAGGATAAGGGCGGTGGATTTCGCCCACGAGGGGGTTGTGACAATATACTTCGAAAGGGCTTCCAGTTTAAGATCGTTTTCCCCTGCCACGTTGTGCACCAGCCTCTTTTACCGTGCAGGCAGTTAATCCGGCCCTTTGGTCTCGTTCTTAAACCGCCCGACAATGCTCAGGATATACCCGGTGGCAATCATCACGAGTGCGATGGCAAACCCGATGGCGGCGATATCGATTCCCCCCGACCACGTGGCGGCAAAGCCCAGGAAGATGATCGGGAGGAGCACCACGATCACCACCAGCAGGCGTTCCTTGAGGGCATCGAGCGACGGGGTATCCAGCCATTTAGGCAGGCGGATATCGGGCTTAATGAAGAGCTGGAAGAGGCCGATGGCCATGATCACAAGCACAATGCCGATCAGGTTGAGGTCGATCATCTCGGTCATGTTCACCGAGAGATATTTTCCCGCCCCTTCGTTCATGAAGCCTATCCCGCTCACGTGCACCACGATCCGGAAGAGCTCTACAAAGCCGTAGGTGATCACGATCACTGCTGCAATAAACAGCCCGGTGATCGCTAAGATGACCAGGAGCCGGGTGATAGTGAACATGTTCGCGATCCAACGCTTCTTTGAACCCTGATCGGTTCCGGTGATGGTGGGGGCAGGCTCATTCATGTGAAGTAAGGAAACCTATTTGCATGTCAGTATTTAGCGGTTGCGAGATGAAGGATCCGGCAGGCAGCACTGCCGGCAGGAACCATCAGATTGTTGTATCAATAACAACCTGATCGGTGGCCACGCCGTTTTTGGTGAAATGACCGGTCCCGACAACATGGTCCTGCCCCCGGTCATGGGCTGCAAACAGTTCGGACGTCCCTACAGGCAGGTATGCCGCAGCCCGGACTGGCCCTACACCTCCCTTATCGGCTCCGTTCACCGTAACGGAAATGTACTAGAGGTACTCTGCATCATTTCCCCCCTGGTACGTGATCTCAATGGTCCTGTCAGTGGATCTCGACACTGTTGCAGCAACGGTAAATGCCGGTCCGGCAGTCGTCCCTTCCGGCACGTAACCTGGCTGAGCCAGGGTAACTGCAGGAGATCCCGGCCAGGCTGTGCTCCCGGTTGAGGTCTGGGCGCAACCGGTAGAAAAGACCAAAAGGATCAGGAAAGCGAGAGTCCATAAGCGAACGAAAGGTCTGGCTCTCATATGTGCTCAGGAGGAGTGTGGCATCTTTGCCTTTTTTAAATGTCCCGCGATGGAATAGCGAACCGGGGAATGGAACCCGTCACGTCAACCTATCAGAACCCATTCCAGCTAATTTTATATAGAACCACAAACCAATTTTAGTGCTAAATCTGAGCTAAAAGTGGTGATAATTTCATGTCACAGCAACTTGGAGGACAACCGATTTTTATTCTCAAGGAAGGCACCAACCGCACCCGCGGTCGCGATGCCCAGGGTATGAACATCACTGCCGCAAAAGCCGTGGCAGCTGCAGTCAGGACTACGCTCGGCCCCAAGGGCATGGACAAGATGCTTGTCGACACCATCGGTGATGTTGTTATCACCAACGATGGTGTCACGATCCTTAAGGAAATGGACATCGAGCACCCGGCCGCAAAGATGATGGTCGAGGTCGCAAAGACCCAGGACGACGAGGTCGGCGACGGGACCACCACCGCTGTAGTCATCGGCGGCGAGCTCCTCAAGAAGGCCGAGGACCTCCTTGAACAGGACGTCCACCCGACCGTGATCACTCACGGTTACCGCATGGCAGCCGAGAAGGCCCAGGAGTTCTTAAAGGATATCGCGTTCGATGTCAAGGCAAACGACAAGGCGCTCTTAAAGAACATCGCGGGAACCGCCATGACCGGCAAGAGTGCAGAGGCAAGCAAGGAAAAGCTCTGTGACCTCGTGGTCAAGGCAGTCATCATGGTAGCCGAAGAAGACGGCACCGTGGACATCGAGAACATCAAGGTTGAGAAGAAGACCGGCGGCAGCATCGAGGACTCCGAGATCGTTGAGGGCGTCCTTGTGGACAAGGAACGTGTCCACCCTGCAATGCCAAAGAAGGTCACCAATGCGAAGATCCTTCTCTTAAACGCAGCCGTCGAGTTCAAGAAGACCGAAGTCGACGCCGAGATCAACATCACCCACCCCGACCAGCTCCAGGCATTCCTCGACGAAGAGGAGCGCATGGTCAAGGGGATCGTCGATAAGATCCAGAAGAGCGGCGCAAACGTCCTCTTCTGCCAGAAGGGTATCGACGACATCGCCCAGCACTACCTTGCAAAGGCCGGCATCTTTGCCGTCCGCCGTGTCAAGAAGAGCGACATGGAGAAGCTTGCCCGGGCAACCGGTGGCAGCCTAGTCTCCTCCATCGACGCGATCAGCAAGGAAGAGCTTGGCAAGGCAGGTATTGTCGAGGAGCGCAAGGTCTCCGGCGAAGAGATGACCTTTGTCGAACAGTGCAAGAACCCGAAAGCAGTCTCCATCATTGTCAAGGGCGGCACTGAACATGTTGTCGACGAGCTTGAGCGTGCCATCCACGATGCACTCCGCGTTGTCGGTGTTGTTGTCGAGGACAAGAAAGTTGTAGCCGGTGGCGGCGCACCCGAGACCGAGCTCTCGCTCCGTCTCCACGAGTATGCAGCAACGGTCGGCGGCAAAGAGCAGCTCGCCATCGAGGCGTTTGCACAGGCTCTTGAGATCATTCCCCGCACCCTTGCAGAGAACGCAGGCCTTGACCCGATCGACATGCTTGTCGAGATCCGGGCAACCCACGAGAAGGGCAAGAAGACCTACGGCCTGAATGTTTTCGAAGGAAAAGCTGTCGACATGAAGGCAGCCGGTGTTGTCGAGCCGCTCCGGGTCAAGACCCAGGCGATCTCGTCAGCCGCAGAAGCCGCGATCATGATCCTCAGGATCGACGATGTTATCGCATCATCCAGGTCCCCCGAACCCGCAGGCGGCGCCGGTGGAATGCCCCCGGGCGGTATGGGTGGCATGGGCGGAATGCCCGGTATGGGCGACTTCTAAATCTCTCCCTCCCCTATTTTTTTTATTCTTACATCGCCTCCTGCCGCGGCTTTGAATAATGGCATTTGCTCTTTCCCCTTCCATTGAGGATTGTACGTTCTCGCGTTACGATCGGAGTACAATCATCGGTTCATGTGATCAGGACCGGACAATCACACCGATCTCCCTTTGGACATATCTGCAGAGAGGTATTCTATTCCTGTTGTTTTTCATGTCGTACAGGGTGGGTATACAGGGACTTTCCGTTCTATCTCGAATACGGATCCACTGCATGTGCAAAAATGATTAAAAAAGGATATGCTGGTTTTAGGCTACCGAAGTGTGGCCTGCGCTCAGTGACTGGATAATGACGGTTCCTGTCACGGAGGAATTGTCTGCGAGAGCGTACGTAACGGTACCTGCGTTTGAGTTAAACGTATACTGGAATGCTGCACCCGGGATAAGGGCACCTGAGTTGAACACGCCGGTGCTGTTGCCCGTGCTCTTGATGGTATGGGTGACATTGTCATTATTCACAAAGGAAATCCCTGTACCAGGCAGGATGACATCGGTTTGAGGGGCAAACCCGGAGCTGGTGAGAACGACGGTTGTAACCATGGATGCCGGGGTAGGTGTGGCTGCAACCGTGACGTTTGCCATGGTTGTTACCGGTACTGTGGTTGCATTCGCGGCAGGAGCCGTCACATTTGCCATGATGGTTGTCGTGTTGACAACAGGGATGGTTGTTGCAACCATTGTGGGCACGGTGGTCGCAACGGTAGTGGCTTGCATGGTTGCCGGAGCGGTTGTTGCCGTTGTTGCTGGTGTAGAAGTCGATGCGGTCTGTGTGCACCCGGTGACTGTCACCAGTGCAACAAGAAGGATAATAAATCCCATGAGCAGTTTCATACGCTGTACACATGAATTTTCCATAATTAAATAAATTTACCTTTTTTATGGCAAAAAACCGGTCAGATCCCAAAATTAAACCAGAATCATGGTTCACGCAGCGCACCAACCGCATAATCGTCTTTTTGCCTCCCGGCCGACTGTAAATCGCCACCTGCGACAGGTTAATGATACCATGGGTGCACACCACTCCTCCATGAGTGACCGGTTCATCAGCACGAAGTACCGTACCGACTGTTACCACTGCCGGGCGCTGGCAGATCAGCAGATCCAGGCAACGCCCAACCGGGCAGATGTCACCTGCGAGAACTGCAAAGCCACCCGGGTGTTTGTCCCTCTCATCGAGGACGTGGACGAGACCGGGATGTTTACACGGCCCGGGCCGTGGCCGGCCTGGTCCCTTGCGGTGCCGGCCGTGTGCCGGAACTGTGGCGTTGACGGGCTTCACGATCTCGTGGTCAGCTGCCGTCATATAACGGTCAGGTGCCGGAACTGCCGGTTTACCCATCTGTTCCGGTTCAGCCTTGAGTACATGGCCCCGGATAAACCGGATGAGCAGACGTCCGGCATTGTTGATGGTCATGCGACCTGCCCGTAATGATACACCATAACCGGCTATTTCAGGGCCGGGTATTGTTCCCCGTGGACAGGGTGCCGATCGCGGGAATTTTACAAAAAAAAGACGGGAGTAATTATTTTTCTTCCCGTACCATCGTGATGGCTTTCTTGGGGCATTCTTCGGCGCAGATACCGCAGCCCTTGCAGAACCGTAGGTCTACGATGAGTTCCTCATCAATCGCGTTGTCGGGGCAGTACATCGAGCAGAGCCCGCACCCGTTGCATTTTTCCTTGTTTACCACGGGTTTAAAGACCCGCCACGCCCCGGTCTGCCCGGCTGCACCCTCTGTTGGCCGGCTTACCGCCAGCCGTTCACGCTGAGCCTTGTCGCTCATGCGCTCATCTCCTTATAGGCCGCCTCGGCTGCTTTCACGTTACGTTCATCGGAGAACATGCCCCGGATCGCCTCCTTTGCGGATTCGCGCGAGACAATTCCCATCTTTGCCAGCGCCCCAAGCACCGGAGTGTTGAGGATCGGGCTCCCCGCGACTACAAGGTTCTCTTTGAGTGCAATGCCGGTCAGGTCCACATTAAATGTTGTGTGCCCGGCAAACTCCGGCTTATGGGAGCTGTTGATGAGCACCCGTCCGCCTTTTTTAAGTCCGTGGAGCACATCGACGGTCTCCATCACGCTTGCGTCTAGCACTACCACGAGGTCCGGCTGCCGAATCTGGCTGTAGACTTTGATCGGATGATCATCGATACGGACAAAGGAAACGACTGGTGCTCCCCGGCGCTCGGCACCGTAGAACGGGCAGGCAGTAGCATACTTCCCGTCATGAAGTGCTGCAGTCGCAAGGAGCCGGGCCGCGGTCACGCCGCCCTGCCCGCCCCTTGAATGGATCCTGACCTCAAACATGGGAATTCACCCCAAACCAGGACTCCTCACCTATGCGACGCTCGCGGACAAACCCTGCCATGTCATCGTAGGTCACTTCCTGGCCGCCAAGGCCGGCGATAACGTTGTATACATCACACTTGTTCTTTGCCAGGATCTCGTTGGCAACGATGCCGCCGTAACCAAACGAGTAGTCGCGGTCGATCACCACGACCTCTTTTCCGGCAAGGTCGAGCTTCGGGAACGGCCGGAACCAGCGCAGGCGCAGCGAGCCGGCTTTTATGCCCTCCTTTCGCAGGATGTCAATGGCAACTTCGGCTTCTTTCCCAAGGGTGCCCATGGCAAGGAGGACAACATCCGCATCCTCGCACCGGTACTCCTCGACCGGGCCGTACCTGCGCCCGAACCGGGCGGCAAAATCCAGTTCCGTCTCCTCGATCACGTTTACCGAGTCACGTATCGAGCGTTCTATGTCCCACCGGAACCGGAAGTGCTGATCGGGCCCGGTCAATCCGCCATAGCCGGTCGGGTTCTTCGTGTCGATTGCATGGGGCAGGTGGAGTGGAGGGATGAAATCCCCGGGCTCCACGGTATCCAGCGGCTGCATGATGTGGGAGAGGGAAAAACCATCCAGATTGACCATCACTGGCAGCAGTACGTCGTTGTGCTCGGCGATCCGGAATGCCATCAGGGTGGTGTCGTACGCTTCCTGTACGGTCGAGACGTACACCTGGAGCCAGCCGGTATCGCGCTCCTGCATCGCATCGGTGTGCTCGGCCCAGATGTTCCAGCCGGGCCCAAGCGAGCGGTTCACGTTTGCCATCACAATCGGCAGGCGTGCGCCTGCTGCCCAGTTGGTCATCTCGTGCATGTACAGGAGTCCGTGGGCACTTGTCGCGGTGAATGTCCGGGTACCCGTAATACTTGCGCCGATGCAGGCTGCCATCGCGGAGTGCTCGCTCTCCACCGGAATGTACCGGCTTTTCATCTGGCCGCTTGTGACAAAGTCCGCAATCGTCTCCACGATCTCGGTCTGGGGGGTGATCGGGTATGCAGCCACAACGCCGGGCAGCGCCTGTTTGACCGCCTCGGCGATCGCCTTGTTTCCCGTTGCGATCTTCTTCATGACTTCGCCTCCTCTGCGGCCAGTTTTTTGAGGTTTTCGGCAAGGCGTTGTTTGAGGATCTCTAGCGACTTTGCATCAATGCCTTTGAAGCGGCCCTGCGGGGCAAGATAATCCTCGAGCGGGATGGGTTTTTTCATCGCAGTTTTCGAGGGGGCACTGATCGTAAGTTTCCCGTGCTCGCGCTCGTACAGCATCCACATGCCGGATTTTACTGCCAGTTTTCCCATGTCAATGGTCTTTTCGGTCGGATAACGCCAGCCGGGCGGGCAGGGGGCAAGAATATGGATAAAGGTCGGACCCCGGAAGGTGAGCGCCTTTGCCACCTTCTTGTAGATGTCCAGAGGGTACGCGCTGCACGCGGTGGCCATGTACTCGAGGTGGTGGGCGGCAGCGATTGCGTCGATGTCTTTCTTCTCCACGGTCTTTCCCGTAGGTGTGGTGGTGGTCTTTGCGCCAAGCGGCGTTGCGCCCGAGCGCTGCATGCCGGTATTCCCGTAGGCCTCGTTGTCATAGCAGATATACAAAAAGTCCGTGCCCCGTTCGAACGCGCCTGACATGGACTGGATGCCGATATCCAGCGTGCCGCCGTCACCGGCGTACACGATCACGTTCGTCTTCTTACCTGCCTCCCGGAACGCCTCGGACATGCCCGATGCGCACGCGGCAGCCGCAGCAAACGCAACGTTGTAAACGGGCACGTTCATGGCGGTGTTGGGGTAGATACCCTGGATAACGCTCGTACAGCACGCGGGGATTACAAGCACCGTGTCCGGGCCGGATGCCTTGAGCACGTAGCGCAGCGTCAGGGATGAACTGCACCCGGCACACGCGGACGTGCATTTTTTCATGTATTCTTCCTTGGGAATTTCTGCGATGATCACCAACTCCTCTTAAAGACAGGATAAACGGGCGGGCACGGGAACCCGCACCCGGATTTATCATTATTTGTCATGGGTATGCAAAAAAAGGTGCTGTTTATACCCGGGTTTTCTCCCTTTGTATTTACCCTCCCGATCACTTTCGCCCCGCCCGGTCGGGGGTTTAAAGGCCGGTCCGGAAAACATGAGGTATGGGGAGGAAAAACCCCTGTGAAGGTGCGAAGCCCTCCCGGCGGGAACGCCGGTTGTGGGTTCGCCATCCTCCCGGCCTCTAGAAAAAAACCCATGCATACCTTGAATGAGACCCCACAAGGGTTACAGGAGCGGGACCCTCTCACCTGCTTTGTGCCCCGGGCTCTTTCTCTTTTGCCAGATTTCCTGACATCCCCTGGGTGATCGTGCCCTGCGGTCTAATAAACCGGCCGCTTCTTGGAAAAAGCAATATATTTTAGGAACATTTCTCTAATGTCTCCTATGGCTCTCCGATCTCTCAACCTTCCCGGTGTTGGAACAAAGTACGAATTCGAGACGGACAAAGGTGATACCGTGGCGATCTTTTTTACCAAGGCCGGTACCATCCAGATGTACACCCTCCAGAAGGGTTGCCATACCCCAAGCGCAGCCGAAATGACCCCCGTGGAAGCACGGAGGCTGGGAAACATCCTGACCGGGGCCATAATTGAGGCTGACCAGGAGAGCGTGGAGATCGCGTTCTCGGCGCTCGCCGATCTCCGGGTTACCATCCATTCGTACATCATCCCCAGAGCCATTGCCGGGAAAACAATCGAAGACCTTGGGATCCGGGCAAAGACCGGAACGACCGTTATTGCAGTCTCCCGGAACGACAAAAATATCATCAATCCCCCGCCATCGTTCGTGTTCGAGACCGGGGACGCAGTCCTTGTGATCGGCGAATCAGACCAGCTCCGGTTGTTTGAGCGCGAGATCATGGTGGATTGATGGACGGGATCCTTGCCGCACAGGGCCTTATTATCGCCCTTTTTGTCTGCCTCGTGCTCGCGCTGGTCACCAAGTACCTGTCAATCCCCGCGATCCCCTTCTACATCATCGCAGGAGTAGTACTGGGAAAAGCCGGCCTCGGGCTTGTCGCCTCCGACCCCATCAGCAGTTTCTTCTCTGAACTGGGGCTGATCTTTTTGCTCTTCTTTGTTGGCCTGGGCCTCAAGGTCGACAAGATATCGGAGAACCAGAGAGAGGTGCTTGCAAGCGGGATCATCGATCTCAACGTCAACATGCTCATCGGTTTTGTGGCCGCGTACCTCTTAGGCTTCTCGCTCATTGAGGCCCTTATTGTGGCCGCAGCCTTCTACAGCTCCAGCACCGCGCTTGCGGTCACCTCGCTTATCGAGAACCGGAAGCTCA
Proteins encoded in this window:
- a CDS encoding cupredoxin domain-containing protein encodes the protein MKLLMGFIILLVALVTVTGCTQTASTSTPATTATTAPATMQATTVATTVPTMVATTIPVVNTTTIMANVTAPAANATTVPVTTMANVTVAATPTPASMVTTVVLTSSGFAPQTDVILPGTGISFVNNDNVTHTIKSTGNSTGVFNSGALIPGAAFQYTFNSNAGTVTYALADNSSVTGTVIIQSLSAGHTSVA
- a CDS encoding transketolase C-terminal domain-containing protein; the encoded protein is MKKIATGNKAIAEAVKQALPGVVAAYPITPQTEIVETIADFVTSGQMKSRYIPVESEHSAMAACIGASITGTRTFTATSAHGLLYMHEMTNWAAGARLPIVMANVNRSLGPGWNIWAEHTDAMQERDTGWLQVYVSTVQEAYDTTLMAFRIAEHNDVLLPVMVNLDGFSLSHIMQPLDTVEPGDFIPPLHLPHAIDTKNPTGYGGLTGPDQHFRFRWDIERSIRDSVNVIEETELDFAARFGRRYGPVEEYRCEDADVVLLAMGTLGKEAEVAIDILRKEGIKAGSLRLRWFRPFPKLDLAGKEVVVIDRDYSFGYGGIVANEILAKNKCDVYNVIAGLGGQEVTYDDMAGFVRERRIGEESWFGVNSHV
- a CDS encoding 2-oxoacid:acceptor oxidoreductase family protein; its protein translation is MFEVRIHSRGGQGGVTAARLLATAALHDGKYATACPFYGAERRGAPVVSFVRIDDHPIKVYSQIRQPDLVVVLDASVMETVDVLHGLKKGGRVLINSSHKPEFAGHTTFNVDLTGIALKENLVVAGSPILNTPVLGALAKMGIVSRESAKEAIRGMFSDERNVKAAEAAYKEMSA
- a CDS encoding thiamine pyrophosphate-dependent enzyme translates to MAEIPKEEYMKKCTSACAGCSSSLTLRYVLKASGPDTVLVIPACCTSVIQGIYPNTAMNVPVYNVAFAAAAACASGMSEAFREAGKKTNVIVYAGDGGTLDIGIQSMSGAFERGTDFLYICYDNEAYGNTGMQRSGATPLGAKTTTTPTGKTVEKKDIDAIAAAHHLEYMATACSAYPLDIYKKVAKALTFRGPTFIHILAPCPPGWRYPTEKTIDMGKLAVKSGMWMLYEREHGKLTISAPSKTAMKKPIPLEDYLAPQGRFKGIDAKSLEILKQRLAENLKKLAAEEAKS
- a CDS encoding cation:proton antiporter regulatory subunit translates to MALRSLNLPGVGTKYEFETDKGDTVAIFFTKAGTIQMYTLQKGCHTPSAAEMTPVEARRLGNILTGAIIEADQESVEIAFSALADLRVTIHSYIIPRAIAGKTIEDLGIRAKTGTTVIAVSRNDKNIINPPPSFVFETGDAVLVIGESDQLRLFEREIMVD
- a CDS encoding 4Fe-4S binding protein, with protein sequence MSDKAQRERLAVSRPTEGAAGQTGAWRVFKPVVNKEKCNGCGLCSMYCPDNAIDEELIVDLRFCKGCGICAEECPKKAITMVREEK
- a CDS encoding DUF2070 family protein; this translates as MAGENDLKLEALSKYIVTTPSWAKSTALILLLCGCVEIMAMLGSHHSLTHPSLFPVFAYLLPALAALALTPALAGLFGGKLTYGWSGLTAAIGLVISLFVSLSPVLFFTSSFPVFFAASLAFVFAFRMLLLAAVVDFHLRRVVVPALIHSGIAVIGAAPFLGLPFVQLSVLLHISFAAGVLVFIIVVERPMKANFRVGPLELANAFLAHLSEGSHKLDEFFRSIGESVVVPQVSLALQREGKEEILVTVPNVHPGPLGEIGGSNLPKILHGILGSGSMVFHGAASHDFNPVDEEEVKKLGAEVLATLPRTCTNNGCTVPVRHRFGSVDVLVQAFGDTVIAAATRSPEVTEDLEFAVGFAIIKSGEKYFHNVGFIDAHNCMDALSDGVYPGTELAMEYMNAAETAFAAASREPQAAFSAGYAARTFPFTRQDGFGDLGVQVLVIETRGRSTAYVLVDGNNMQTGGRDEIRKRLHSLVDECEVMTTDTHVVNTVSGRNQVGLKVPVDSFYPVIEEAVRAARDDVAPARSAGVTHYCHGIVVFGSQRISQLASTVNGMMGFLLPIAIIVILGAFLTTAMAYYLLVY
- a CDS encoding YqhA family protein codes for the protein MNEPAPTITGTDQGSKKRWIANMFTITRLLVILAITGLFIAAVIVITYGFVELFRIVVHVSGIGFMNEGAGKYLSVNMTEMIDLNLIGIVLVIMAIGLFQLFIKPDIRLPKWLDTPSLDALKERLLVVIVVLLPIIFLGFAATWSGGIDIAAIGFAIALVMIATGYILSIVGRFKNETKGPD
- the thsA gene encoding thermosome subunit alpha, which codes for MSQQLGGQPIFILKEGTNRTRGRDAQGMNITAAKAVAAAVRTTLGPKGMDKMLVDTIGDVVITNDGVTILKEMDIEHPAAKMMVEVAKTQDDEVGDGTTTAVVIGGELLKKAEDLLEQDVHPTVITHGYRMAAEKAQEFLKDIAFDVKANDKALLKNIAGTAMTGKSAEASKEKLCDLVVKAVIMVAEEDGTVDIENIKVEKKTGGSIEDSEIVEGVLVDKERVHPAMPKKVTNAKILLLNAAVEFKKTEVDAEINITHPDQLQAFLDEEERMVKGIVDKIQKSGANVLFCQKGIDDIAQHYLAKAGIFAVRRVKKSDMEKLARATGGSLVSSIDAISKEELGKAGIVEERKVSGEEMTFVEQCKNPKAVSIIVKGGTEHVVDELERAIHDALRVVGVVVEDKKVVAGGGAPETELSLRLHEYAATVGGKEQLAIEAFAQALEIIPRTLAENAGLDPIDMLVEIRATHEKGKKTYGLNVFEGKAVDMKAAGVVEPLRVKTQAISSAAEAAIMILRIDDVIASSRSPEPAGGAGGMPPGGMGGMGGMPGMGDF